In Saccopteryx bilineata isolate mSacBil1 chromosome X, mSacBil1_pri_phased_curated, whole genome shotgun sequence, the genomic window gtaataaataatgaaataataacaatgaacGTGTATGGCTTGAAAGTTCTAATTCTTAAAGTCCAAAGTGACAAATCGAACTAATGTACCTTCCAATGATTAGTAAATGGCTGAGAATGCAAATTAGCTAGAGACATTGCTCAGGACAGAGAAATTCTCTGCAGGGACACTCTGAGATTGCGCTGAGAGGTATCAGTGATGGCAAATGATGTGCACATTTACAGAATACAAACATTTTGCTATATCTAGGTTAATCTTTATCTCTGAACAAGTGCACAGTACCATATTAAATTCTGAAGATTTACTTGTGCATACATCAGATATAgagtaaaatgtaaatataatgaaACAGTATCCATAAGAAtgcacttcttctttttttttaatttcattttatttattcattttagagaggagagagagagagagagacagacagacaggggggaggagctggaagcatcaactcccatatgtgccttgaccaggcaagcccagggtttcaaaccggtgacctcagcatttccaggtcaacgctttatccactgcgccaccacaggtcaggccaagaagaaTGCACTTCTTTCAAAAACTGGGACATAAGAATTTTCAGAGATGTAAACTGTAAATGGCTAGTCAAAAACCCAAGCTtaggcaaaatatttgaaaagctttAAAATAGCAGGTATTTTCACAACACAAAAATTTCACAGGGCAGCAAAATGATTTACACAAGTAGTATTGGTCTCCCCCAAATTAAACACAATCTAAATCTACAGAAACATTTTACAAGTCaatgcatttttcttctttaagcttTTCAATGCAGTCGCACAACTTCAAAGCTGGTCCCAGCTTGAGCCCCATATCCTCTATCGTATTATCAAGCTGGTGCATTATCATAGCTTTCCCATCAATGtccttcagagagaaagaaatgacaatCATTAATAATGCTTTCATATTGTGTCAGAATGGTTAGTCCTCATATATAACAACAGGTAACACCAATTAGAAGGCAGGTCATTCCAGATATGTATTTTCTGAGCATGCATCTGCTTTATGAAAACTGTCAGACATAATTTATACAGATGAAGCATCAATTGATCATTTGTAAATTTACTTCAAATTTTAAGGAAAAGGATATTTAACCTAACATCCTAAAAAAGCCTACATGTCTaacttctgtattttaaatattgtatgttgAAAAAAATACTGCATAGCTATGACAAAAAGAGTAAAAACTATGAATGGTAGGAATAAATTTCAGAAGGTCATTAACTTTCTTAGAAAGGCTGGGAACAAGAATAGGTCAGCATCGATGCAAACTGTAATGAGCTATACAGTATTGTCTTTATGTTGAAAGCTAATCAGTTAACCACCTGAAGCTAAAATGATGCTAAAACCAATTACTCATTTCCTTACCATATTAAAAAGGGTATATTGGATATGTACCCACTAATTTTacccataaaaaaaaactttaaaaatattacacgACACAGGCATCctccttaaattttttattgtattaaccAACTAATGCTGCTGAAGCATATATTACTTTTGATGAGAtctagtttaaaaagaaaactttactgAATCATATTATCACTGTCTGAAAAGATCTGAAATCCTATACAGTACTGCATTTCTTAGGCACCTTTTATATTGTTACTCTAAGTAAAACTAGACATTACAACTTATAAAAACTTAGTCCATGATGTTTCTTTATAAATGGCATGAGGCTATCAGCATCCCGAACTGTCAGGAACCACACAGGGTTAACAGATCTGATCAAATGGAATCAGTTGCTGGATTCTTCAGGCGTCATAACAGGACGACACCCTTGAGGGGAGTCGTGGCTGTCACTACAGAGGAGAAGACAACACCTGCCAGTGAGTGACCATGCCGACTCATCTGCTCTTGACAGCCTGAGGACTTGTAGTGTTTCAGGTACCCGGGTACCCACACAGAGCACAGATCCCGCCTCTACCACTTAAGGATCTAACTTTGAGCAAAGTAACCTTTTCCACATAGGAGAAATCAGTTCGTAGGGCTCCCCACCATCCACAATGATCAGTATCCAACTGAAGAGCCTGCACAGAGGTCAAAAACATCATGACAGGAAAATCAGATCAAAAGATGCATTACACGTTGCCTGAAGACATCCTCGACAGGTGTGAGTGTCTGAGGATCTCTCTGTTTCAGAAACAGGGTCACTTCCTCTCCGGACCAAGTTGAAGGGTCAGCAGAGAGCACTTTTCCTGGCATATCTGAGTGCGTTTCAGCTGCTGAACTTGCACCTTCAATGGGGGAAAAGACAAATCAAACTTGACCTGATCATCATCACGAAAGAAGAGGTGCTAGGGAGTAATGGTCTCATTCCTGGAACCATCTGCTCAGTACCCCTGCAAGGACCCAGGACTCCAAGTGTAATTAATATCCAGTGACAGCTTCGATAAAGATGACGTGATGACGGCTACCCATGAGTGTCCCATCTGACCTCCCAGACAACAAAAGCAGCTTCAGAAGTTACCATAAAGCTTCAAGGATCATAACACAGACTGAGCCAACTGAGTTCTCTTTGGCCACAGGTATATACTGCAAAAGAGCTGTTACCTGGATTAATTACCTTAATCTAAACTAAGCTATTACTCCAAGTGGTTCAATGAAttttttctcaatctctctccacATGGGCTAGAGAAGGTTTATTTTACTAGCTATATACAATGGGAATTCCCTAAACTTACTTTTATAATTGCTTACATTTATTCACTTTaatcaatatatttcaaaaacctcattatctttttctttttttttttcccatttttctgaagctggaaacagggagagacagtcagacagactcccgcatgcgccccaccgggatccacccggcatgcccaccaggagcgatgctctgcccatcctgggcgtcgccatgttgcgaccagagccactctagcacctgaggcagaggccacaaggccatgcccagcgcccgggccatctttgctccaatggagccttggctgcgagaggggaagagagagacagagaggaaagcgcggcggaggggtggagaaacaaatgggcaattctcctgtgtgccctgggcgggaatcgaacccgggtcctccgcacgctaggccgacgctctaccgctgagccaaccggccagggcaaaaacctCATTATCTTTGAGAACCAAAGTAATTCTTTACTGAATCTGTCCCATGTATTCACtatggatattttttttaatttctcagaagttggaaacggggaggcagtcagacagactcccgcaagcgcccgaccaggATGCGCCTGACTGAAatccaccagcacgcccaccagggggcaatgctctacccatctggggcgtcgctctgtcaccaccagagccattttagcgcctgagacagaggccacagagccatcctcagcacccaggcaaaaatgctgctcgaatggagccttggctgcgggaggggaagacagagacagagaggaaggagagggggaggggtggagaagcagatgggtgcttctcctgtgtgccctggccgggaatcgaacccgggactcctgcacgccaggccaaagctccaacactgagccaaccggccagggcctcactataaatattttaagcattttactctttaaatttcTGTCTCTCGAGACTTAAATGCTTatctgaattttgaaaaaaacaagagTTATGTTCTACTTAACTAGGTCAGAAGTAACTATAACTTTATATTCAAGACTTCTTTCAAGTTCAGTTACACAGTAATAGTAATAGCTATTTTGACTCAAGGTttaatgttgaaaaaataaataagacaggaAACAATTGAAATGCTCATAACTCCCAAGTTTTGGCTGTGATGTTCACTAAGTGCTGAAATTTCTGTGTCTAGACAAGTATTCATTTCTCCATCAGAACATTCAACTCTTTAGTGTATGGTAACAGAAGTGGCttttaaaatgttccttaaaGTTTTTATGTAGAATATTAAATTTACTAGGATGACATTCATCAAGAgtgcacaggtttcaggtaaatataatttatttttaatagactttagagcaagcgtccccaaactgcagccccctgaggccatatatCCGGCCCCCACTATACTTCTGGAAGcggcaactctttcattggtggtcagcgtgaggagcactgtatgtggcggccctccaatggtctgagggacagtgaactggcccctgtgtaaaaagtctggggacccctgctttagagcattttcaaatttctttttctttactttttaatactTAGAAGTGGCTTTTTTAATTTCCTAGGAAGATCAGTTTCTCTAACCAATGACCATCAACACAATTTTGATCATTCTTGTGTGTGAATTAGACAAAGGTGACCCTTTCTGTTCTTATCATCTGGGCTCTGGTCATTTCACAGACATTTTGAGTATTAACCGAGGAAAagggtaaagaaaaacaaaagatgaaacaACCTGATGTTTGTCACACAACACACAATGAATGTAAGTCCTCAGTATGAGTACCCCTCAAAACAGCCCTCTGAGCAGGAAACAAACAGTTTCCACTAGCTTGCACCGAGGATACTGAGACATGTAGTCAAATAGCACTACTTGTCACACATATTGTCTGATACTCACCGCAGTCAGCTGTGTTGTGGAGAGCTGAGGCAGCACGGTCGAGACGCTCACTCTCCAGCAAAGGCGGGTAAGCTATCTCCTCAGGGTTGTGTGCTGGAGGGGATATTCCCTGGTTGAGCATGGCTGCAGGGGCTAATGTGGAAGCCTGGACAGCTGACAAGCCGCTGGTGGTGCTGTGCTCCACTGGGTTGGCCCAGCAGTGCATGGAAGAGGTGCCCTGCACTGGATCTGCATCTGGACCACTGCATGTGTAACGTGGCAGGCGTGAAGGATATGGTACTGTGCAGAATGGACGAAGTATCGGATTCTGGCTAAGGCGTGTGTCCCGCTCCTCGAGTGACTCATGATCCCAGAGCTGGGAATCCTGTGACTGATAGTATGTTCCTGCAGGGTTTtcctgggggttgggggttggcCTTCTTACTGGTGAAATTGGGCTATAGCATTCACTGCCAGAGAGTGAAGCAGGAAGAGGTggatcctcctccttccttttctgccATTTGGTCTTTCTGGACAGCTGGTAACGATGATTGTATGCATAGCCTAGTGGCCTCTGAAACGACACAGAGCCAGCATAATAAAACTGTGAATgagcaaaaaaggaaatcaagtagtaaatacattaatacttATTATCCAGGCATCATTGCTTTCTATTATTAAagactaatattttatttgataatatgacttttattccttttaaagctaccttttaattgcattttatacGTTATGGTTACAAACATAAAAATGCCCACTGTCAATACGTTTCCCAATCCTAACTTCAGCATTCTTCTTAGCCTGTTGCTACTTCAAGTATGGTTCAGCCCAGCAATCTCACAGACTTATTAGCTCTTGCTCACTTCTAATAAACAGGCTTCTTCAAAAGCCAGAGTTTTATAACTGTAAGAAAACTTTTAGGACACTTACACGCTTTTGCCGTATTAATTTAGTATGGAAACGGTAAAGTTTTGAAACCTTTCTATTAAAGCCAGTAAATTTGTTATGCAGGTTTTGAACAGTATCCTGGATGATCTGTAAAAAGACAATCTATTAGCAAGTTGtacatcaaaataaaagtaacatataAGAACATACCATTAAGCCAAATTTTGACTGCTAGTAACAAAGAAAGTTCTCCAGCTGTCAGAAATGTCCTTTTCTACTTGATGCCTCCTTGCTGGCGACATGGAGCCCAGCGGGCTCACATAAGAAGCCCCAAACTCCTACGTCACTACTGCATGTCCTATAGGAGCTTTAAGAAGTATTAATTCTGAAACATAAACATACCACAATTTCTTTAACACATCACATTTACAAATGTGACGTGGGCCGTTTTAAATCAAGGAAGGTACTATTTCAAGAATTAAATGTTCAAATCGGTTGAAAAGCCAAAGAACCTCTTTTCATGTGATGATGACATAAACTAACAGGCATTCCACTCCAGAAAGAACAGTGACAGCTAGGTCAGATGTGACTCTTGGCTTCAAAGCATTTTAAATTCATGCAATCAACAATAACCCAGTACACATGTCCTACATGCCAATCAGGGAAGTGACTAGATAGAGCCTGACGATTCTTGAAAGACAGAGAAATTTCAGTCAGGCAAAAAATACACTTAAATCACAGTCAGATCCATTTCCTCACGATCTCATTCCAATACACATTTACTGAGGGCCTACCGCCTATCACAACTACTTTGCTAGAAATGGGAAGCAGGGACTGAaggaaaaaccaaccaaccagctCCTGTCCTAAGGAACTCCCACTTTAGCTGGAGACAGACAAGTAGAGAGATGATTTCAACAGAAAATGTCATTAACAGCCTGGAGCAGCGGTTTAATCTCCTTGTGGAGAGAGTAGGTATCAAGATCTCCGAGTTCTCTTGAGGGCAAAGCAAGGTGCTACAGCATGATGCTCATACTAACCCAATAGCATTACCAAGCGATCAATGGTCCAATAGTGCTCAAACTGCCTACTAACATTACTACAATGCCTGGTATGATACAGGGAAGAACAGGAGGCTAGCGTGCACAGAAGACAAGGTCTAATCCAGGCTGGCAGGTCtcttcagaaaagcaaatgtcTACGTTGAGAATTAAAACATGAGGTGGTGCCACTAGGAAAATATGCACGGAAAGGCATAGAGCAGAAAGAACAGTGTATTCTAAACTACCCGGAAAGAAAACAGGAAGTTAGATGCTTCGATAGTGAGCACAACTGGTAGCCAAGAGCTGGGTTAtcaagggaagaaggagggatgACAGCGAAAGGGGATGGGAGGCTAAAAATGGTATTCTGAGACTGGGACGGTACGCTGAGAGTGACAGCACGGAGGCTGAAGGGACAGGAGAGATGGCCCATGACAGGAGGTGTCCGAGCACAGGGAAAGAGGGTCACCAGCAGGTGTCAGCCTCACAGAGGAAGGGATCCCAGACACGTCTGTTGGCTATGGGGAGAGGAGTCAGGACTTGGGGCGATTCTGCTCCACATCCCCCATTCCATTAAACAAGAGGCAAGGATGGGGGTGCCTGGAGCACGTGGGGGGTGGCAAAGGGAGCTGACCAGAGAGCTGCTGAAGGATTACCAGGCAGTGGACAGGCCCAGCGATGTCCTCCCCTCGGCTTCCCAGTCTGGGCAGGGCGGGGGTTTTACCAaacagcatgctgggcaagggtcagaaagaaaagatggaagtGCTGCGCCTTGTGGTCTAGACCAGAAAGGGAAGGAGTTGAACAAAGGAGTGAGCTAACGCactgggagaagcagaggggtccTTATGGCCCATGCCAGGGCTGTGACTTTGGGACCTGAGCACTTCTGAGCCTAGAAGCTATACATCCCACCACGTCCTGCACAATTGCTCAGAGGCCCTGGCAGAGCAGTGTCCACCGAGGTCCTCATCGTGGATGCTCTGTAAAACAGGCCAGCACAGCCCTGCTCTACCTCAGAGCCCACTCCCGCCCCCTGTGGCCCACCCACCCTCTATGCATCTTCCCCAGGAGACCTGATCAGCATCCCAGTTCTGTTCTCAGGAAGAACAATGATAGGCGGTCTTTACTTTTCAAAGTATGTCAGCTCATTTTATTCATGGCACTTGATAGCtaagaaacatttataaatgttCATTTACCTCTAGGAGTGCAACTCACAAAATCCTTGAAAATTACATACTTCTATGAATCTCTCTCTACCAACATGCTATTTTGACAAAATCCACTCAAACTTATGTCAGATATACTCTTTGAAACACTGGTGGGCTGTCACCTTGTTTCAATTGAGGTATCTTAAAACACATTTAGTCAAACACTAAATTTCACCCAAATCAGCCAATTTCCTTTGAAAATTTTGTAGGGAATATTAACTCGCTACTGAGTGATCTACATGAAAGACACATAACATCTGATCAGTTACGGGCTTTAAAAAAGTTGTAAAATCTACATATTACTAGTTTGAAAATTTCATCTGGAGATACTATATATTTAAACTAGAAACTTAAAAATGATCACAATAAGGTGATCATCAtaagtaatttaaaacaaaatttcaattGATTGTATACTTTATATGATAGAGCATTTCagcttaatataaatattttagaacacTATATTTGACAGACAAGAACTTTTGTACCTGGCAATGTCTCAAAGCCTCCCGAATTGCTTTTCGTACTTCATACGATGTGTTAGAAGGAACACTTTGCTGttaagattttaaatgttaagTATTAATGGTTTACTTCTGTAATAGCCAAACtgaacacaagaataaaaaacactttatatttatttaaatattttttcaccaAATTTCAGTTTCAGAAGTCTTAAAGTAcagatgaaatgaaaaaacaaaaacaaaactctttatgcctgaccaggtggtggcacagtggatggagcatcagactgggacacggaggacccaggtttgaaaccctgaggtcctcgACTTGAgggtgggctcgtctggtttcagcaaggctcaccagcttgagcccaggtttgctcacttaagcaaggggtaactcggtctgctgtagacccctggttggcacatgtgggaaagcaattaGTGAGCAGCTGGGGTGCCGCaatgaggagttgatgcttctcttcactctcccctcctgtctatctgtcctgtctgtccctctctctgtctgtgtaaaagaaaaaaaaacttttacattAATATGATAATAGCCACAATTAATGCTACTTAAAAGGAGTATGAAAATAACATTGTATCAGAAGGATCTACCGTTAAAGAGCTTTGCACTGAAAATGAGTATTGCTCTCCATTTCCTACCATataaggaaaagaggaagtaaaattgTTAAATGTTCACTGTTTACTGAAAGGAGGTAATCAGATTGAGAAGAGTAATCTTTTCTTGAGTATGGTTTAGGGACACTCTacagtatataaagaacttaaacctttctctttaaaatggttaaatgtTACTATATTTGGCAAATGTCAATTTACATTACTTACAAGGGTAAATGCTGTTTTTGCTTCATATGCATAAAGAACGCCAATATCATCATCACAAGTATATATATGAGTTCTTATCTAAGGAAGATgtattaataaatgaaaaggaaatgtaaatgatggaaccaaaagaaaaactgaggacTTCAATTTCACTTTCAAGAAACTCCAAAAGCCTATCTGTGGTATTCAAGGACTTGTCCATTGTAGATAACTACTATAGTTACAAGAAAAGACCTACTTGCAAAACAGTTTTCTCATTAACCCAACTACACTTAAGAAGTCATTTCCATCAAGCTTAACCTTTTGTGTGCCTCAGGGTAGAAAGACAAGTCTGGTAATCTGGCACCAGAACTGCTGTAACCGCGAATATTTCTCATCACAAAGAACCACGTTACATGACTTCTGATTTTTAAATCACCAACAGTGCCACTCTGTGGACAAAATATGATACACTTAagaacctattttttttatttttattaaacttctaTTTTCTTGATGAGCAAagctttgttttaataaatagcaCATAAGTAAATTATTGCTAGCAAAACAATAATCACAAAACTTCTTTAATTCTATGTATTTCTACACAATTTTTTTGAAGGAGactcaggcaggcagggagagagataaaaagtatcAGCTTGCAGTTATGGCAgttttttagttgttcaatgcttgcttctcatttgtgccttgaccgcaggcctccagctgagccaatcaCCTTGGGattcgagccagtgatcttggggttcaaatcagcgaccatggggtcatgtctatgatcttatgctcaagccgacaaaccaattgagcccacgcttaagccagagacctcggggtttggaacctgggctTGCAGGGTCCCAGGTCTACCCACTGTGTTACTCCCTGGTCAGactacataatttcttttttttagccaaggcttttattttctttttccacccaggagcacttttttttttaatttaattttttaattccagtttacattcaatattgtttgatattagtttcaggtgcacaccacagtggttagacaatgatATACTTTTACAAAGTGACCCCTTGATACTTCCAGAACCCACCTGGAAGCATACATACTTAATTACAATACTCTTGACTATATTCTGTAGGCTGTATTTTGCATTCCCATGACAACTTTGTAACTACCAACCTGTATTTCTCAATCCCTTAATTGTTTTTCTTGATAAATTAATCTCTAAATCACcgtaaaatgtttttgaaatgttttatataagtaaatagtaaataactattaattttatttaataattctttaagaataaattataaactataagagaaaatttaaaataaacatacctTGAAGCTATGCATGTCTGTATCAAAAGATATATCAAAATAATATGGAACTGCTACTGatgattatttataaaaatatatgaagttaCCCTTGTTTATACTACCTTATGCCTTTCCAAGTACTTTCAAATAATTATGTCAGAAAAATATCTCTGTAGGTGGTTAACATTAGCTCCAAGGATGAAAAACATTAAGACGGAAGAAGTTAAAGAAAATCGCCTATACCACTTAGGTGGCAGGAATATCCACATCTTTATGTAAGTCATGTGTTTTCTGTTAAGTCAAATTACATATAGcttaaaaatgtgtgtttttatgcCACTTCAGAGGTCAAGAAACACAGAATGGGACAGAATATATAAGACCACAACCACTCTGAAAAACTGGCAGATTCTCATAAAGTTATAATCACATCAACCCTGTAACCTAGCAATTCAAGTCCTGAGCATTTACCGAAAAGGAGGGTCACAAAAGAACCTGTACGTGAATTTTCACACAGCTTTAGAGATCACTGTCAAACTCATGAACTGTAGGCTTACAATCTTTGCATTCACTGTGAAATGAAattcaatttagaaaagaaatatgactcaagaaaagacaagaacagattttgttttaaatctgaAATACAAACCACGTTGTCTTCACTGGAGCAGCTAGACATCTTGGTGCAACAGGAGCAACTCCACTTCTCTGAGGTGGGCCTAAGTGTTTGAAACTCACTGGAGGGCTTACTTGTGACAGTGCCTGGTCACCTAGGGCTGGTAACCTACGCCTGAAAAGAACGC contains:
- the LOC136316757 gene encoding sex comb on midleg-like protein 1 isoform X3 — protein: MMQSVPSNTSYEVRKAIREALRHCQIIQDTVQNLHNKFTGFNRKVSKLYRFHTKLIRQKRFYYAGSVSFQRPLGYAYNHRYQLSRKTKWQKRKEEDPPLPASLSGSECYSPISPVRRPTPNPQENPAGTYYQSQDSQLWDHESLEERDTRLSQNPILRPFCTVPYPSRLPRYTCSGPDADPVQGTSSMHCWANPVEHSTTSGLSAVQASTLAPAAMLNQGISPPAHNPEEIAYPPLLESERLDRAASALHNTADCGASSAAETHSDMPGKVLSADPSTWSGEEVTLFLKQRDPQTLTPVEDVFRQRDIDGKAMIMHQLDNTIEDMGLKLGPALKLCDCIEKLKEEKCIDL
- the LOC136316757 gene encoding sex comb on midleg-like protein 1 isoform X1; translated protein: MSSCSSEDNVIRTHIYTCDDDIGVLYAYEAKTAFTLQSVPSNTSYEVRKAIREALRHCQIIQDTVQNLHNKFTGFNRKVSKLYRFHTKLIRQKRFYYAGSVSFQRPLGYAYNHRYQLSRKTKWQKRKEEDPPLPASLSGSECYSPISPVRRPTPNPQENPAGTYYQSQDSQLWDHESLEERDTRLSQNPILRPFCTVPYPSRLPRYTCSGPDADPVQGTSSMHCWANPVEHSTTSGLSAVQASTLAPAAMLNQGISPPAHNPEEIAYPPLLESERLDRAASALHNTADCGASSAAETHSDMPGKVLSADPSTWSGEEVTLFLKQRDPQTLTPVEDVFRQRDIDGKAMIMHQLDNTIEDMGLKLGPALKLCDCIEKLKEEKCIDL
- the LOC136316757 gene encoding sex comb on midleg-like protein 1 isoform X2, producing the protein MSSCSSEDNVQSVPSNTSYEVRKAIREALRHCQIIQDTVQNLHNKFTGFNRKVSKLYRFHTKLIRQKRFYYAGSVSFQRPLGYAYNHRYQLSRKTKWQKRKEEDPPLPASLSGSECYSPISPVRRPTPNPQENPAGTYYQSQDSQLWDHESLEERDTRLSQNPILRPFCTVPYPSRLPRYTCSGPDADPVQGTSSMHCWANPVEHSTTSGLSAVQASTLAPAAMLNQGISPPAHNPEEIAYPPLLESERLDRAASALHNTADCGASSAAETHSDMPGKVLSADPSTWSGEEVTLFLKQRDPQTLTPVEDVFRQRDIDGKAMIMHQLDNTIEDMGLKLGPALKLCDCIEKLKEEKCIDL